The region AGGGAGTTGACCCTCCTGTAGTTAGGAAGGTGGACACATCTCTTGCTCCTGTCTTTGTGACCTTACTTTACTCGAAAACCGCGGATTACCAAACCCTTGCCTACTGGGCGGATAAGGTGATAAAGAGGGAGTTTGAGAGGATAAACGGCGTGGGTCAGGTGGACCTGGGAGGTTTCAGAGACAATGTGCTCTGGGTAAGGGTTGAGCCGGAAAAGCTCTACTCAAGGGGGCTTGCGGTTCAGGATGTTATTGACGCGGTGAGCAAAAATCACCTTGAAGCTCCGGCGGGAGCCATATACGGCAAAAATAGAGAATACATAATAAGGCTCTACGGAAAGGCTCAGGACCCGAAGGAGCTTGAGGGGGTCTACATAAGAAACGGTGTAAGGCTCAGGGACGTGGGCTTTGTGGAGTTTACAGAAGACGAAAGACGAGGAATGTCAAGGTTTATGGGAGAGCAAGCCGTTGCTCTTGTGGTCTACAAGCAATCCAAAACCAACACAGTTCAGGTAGTGGATGCGGTAAAGGCAAAGATGGAAGAGCTCAACCGTCAACTACCCCCTGGAATGAGGATGGATTACACCTTTGACTCTTCCATATTTGTAAAAGACAGCGTCAAAGCAGCCATAGAGGAAATCATAATAGGTAGCCTTCTGACTGCCCTTGTGGTCTACTTCTTCCTCGGAAGCGTCAGGCTCACCCTGGTGCCTGTTTTTGCCATACCCATAACCCTTCTGGGAACTGTCTTTTTCATATACCAGCTTGGCAACTCCCTCAACACCTTTACCCTTCTTGCCCTTGCGGTGGCGGTAGGTATTGTTATAGACGATGCCATAGTGGTGCTTGAAAGCATATACAGAAGGAGGCATGAGGAGGGGCTGGAGCCTATTGAAGCGGGAGAGAAAGGCACAAGGATTGTTGTATTTGCACTCCTCGCCTCCACCGCCTCTCTTGTGATAGTTTTCCTTCCCATAATATTCCTGAAAGGTGTTGTGGGCAAGCTTTTTGGCAGCTTTGCCCTGACCCTCGTGATAGCCATTGCCCTTTCATACCTTGTAGCGGTTAGCTTTACACCCATGGCAGTCTCAAGGCTTGTAGCTGGACCACCCTCCACAAACCCCTTTGTGAAGGCTTACGAGAGGTTTGAGGCCTTCTTTGACAGACTTCTGAGATGGGCTCTTGACCACAAGGCGATTGTTATAGCACTATCCCTTGTCAGTGTTTTTATTGGTTTTCAGCTCTTCAGGGCGACAAAGAAGGAGTTTTTCCCCATAGTGGACGAGGGCAGATTTCTCGTGAGGTTTGAAACGCCTGTGGGCTCTTCCTTTGAATACACAGAGAAGAAAACTCAGGAGATAGAAGCCATACTTCTGAAGAACCCATATGTAGACCGCTTTGGACTTGCCATGGGTCAGGGGGTGGCAGGAAGGCCCGATGTAAATGGAGGACTTGGCTTTGTTTACCTCAAAGAGGGTAAAAGACCCCATCAGGCAAAGATAATGGAAATGGTAAGAGAAGAACTCAGGAGGGTAAAGGATGTGAGGGTAAGCATAGAGCCTCCGGGTATAGTGGGACCTGGAGGTGGAAGGCAGGTGGACCTGCAGTATGCCATAAGAGGACCTTCCCTTGAGGAGCTTCAGACCATAGCCAGCAGGCTCACCTCAGAGTTCAGAAACAGGCCCGGCTACAGGGACGTGGACACAGACCTCAGGCTCAACGAGTCTCAAGTTCAGATAAGGGTAAACAGGGAAAAGTTGGGAGACCTGGGGGTGAATGTGGAGGACGTGGCAACAACTCTGAATGTGCTTTTTGGCAAGTTTCAGCTGGGCACCTATGAGCTCGGTGCGGAGAGCTACGACCTGTATGTGAAGGCTGTGCCCGAATTTGTGCAGAACGTGGAAAACCTCAGAAAGGTCTTTGTTAGAAACTTTAAGGGGGAACTTATCCCCCTCACAGAGCTTGTAGACATTCAGATTGCCACAGGCTACAAGGCAATAAACCGCTACAACAGACAGTATTCCCTTACCTTTTTCTCCAATCTCTCTCCAGAAAAGCCCCTTGCCAGTGCAGTGGTAGAGGTAGAAGAGTGGCTCAGAAACAACCTCCCACCGGGCTACACCTTTGAACCGGTGGGTCAGGCAAGGGAGTTTCAGAGAGCCTTTCAGGGGCTCGGCTTTGCCCTAATATTTGCCCTCGTGGGTGTATACATGGTGCTTGCCTCCCTCTTTGAGAGCTACAGGCATCCCTTTACAGTTCTTCTCATGGTTCCCCTTGCTGTGGCAGGAGCTTTTGGACTTCTTCTCTTAACGAACACATCTCTCAGCGTCCCTTCCTACTTTGGAATAATCCTGCTGGTAGGAATAATCGTGCGCGACGCGGTTCTCTTTATAGAGAGGATCATTCAGCTCAGGAAGGAAGGTATAGAGACCCGTCAGGCAATACTTCAGGCAAGAAGAGAAAGGCTCAGACCCATACTAATGACCACCTTTACCATCGTCTCAGCCCTCACACCAGTGGCTCTGGGACTGACTGCAGGTGCAGAACTGAGAAAGCCCCTTGCCTTAGCAGTCATAGGTGGCATATTTACAGGACTGCCCCTGAGCCTTTTCCTGCTTCCGGTGCTCTATGAACTCTTTGACAGAATTGGGCTGAGGAAGTATCATATTAGAAAATAAACTAAGGAGGTGTAAGCCATGCCAGTGTATGTGATGCTCACAACCCTTACAGATGAGGGTATGAAGACCCTCAAGCACAAGCCTGAGAGGATAAAGGAAGTGGATAAGGAGGTGCTGGAACGCTTTGGTGTGAAGGTGCTGGCTCAGTATGTGGTGATGGGTCCCTATGACTTTGTAAACATCCTTGAGGCTCCGGACAACGACACTATAGTGAAGATGGCTGTGGAGCTGGGTTCAAGGGGCACCATAAGGACGCTGACCATGCCCGCCCTTGATGTGGACCAGTTTATAAAGGACCTGAAAGAGCTTGGCTGATATATGCTGCCCTCCCTCAGAGCCTTTTTTGAAATAACCACAAGATACACAGACTTTAAGTGGGCAAAGACCAGAGATGACCTTATAAGCAGGGCTATGAAGGCTCTGAGGGCTTTCAGAGAGGGGAAAAATCCAGAGGAAATAA is a window of Aquificaceae bacterium DNA encoding:
- a CDS encoding GYD domain-containing protein is translated as MPVYVMLTTLTDEGMKTLKHKPERIKEVDKEVLERFGVKVLAQYVVMGPYDFVNILEAPDNDTIVKMAVELGSRGTIRTLTMPALDVDQFIKDLKELG
- a CDS encoding efflux RND transporter permease subunit, whose amino-acid sequence is MYRFFIHRPVTSWMFMIAFIILGLYSLRIIPLDRLPDVDFPTVSIVTTYPGANAYVVDVNVTREIEDQIATISGIETISSASFAGTSRITITFSLEKDIDVAAQEVRDAVQRALRRLPEGVDPPVVRKVDTSLAPVFVTLLYSKTADYQTLAYWADKVIKREFERINGVGQVDLGGFRDNVLWVRVEPEKLYSRGLAVQDVIDAVSKNHLEAPAGAIYGKNREYIIRLYGKAQDPKELEGVYIRNGVRLRDVGFVEFTEDERRGMSRFMGEQAVALVVYKQSKTNTVQVVDAVKAKMEELNRQLPPGMRMDYTFDSSIFVKDSVKAAIEEIIIGSLLTALVVYFFLGSVRLTLVPVFAIPITLLGTVFFIYQLGNSLNTFTLLALAVAVGIVIDDAIVVLESIYRRRHEEGLEPIEAGEKGTRIVVFALLASTASLVIVFLPIIFLKGVVGKLFGSFALTLVIAIALSYLVAVSFTPMAVSRLVAGPPSTNPFVKAYERFEAFFDRLLRWALDHKAIVIALSLVSVFIGFQLFRATKKEFFPIVDEGRFLVRFETPVGSSFEYTEKKTQEIEAILLKNPYVDRFGLAMGQGVAGRPDVNGGLGFVYLKEGKRPHQAKIMEMVREELRRVKDVRVSIEPPGIVGPGGGRQVDLQYAIRGPSLEELQTIASRLTSEFRNRPGYRDVDTDLRLNESQVQIRVNREKLGDLGVNVEDVATTLNVLFGKFQLGTYELGAESYDLYVKAVPEFVQNVENLRKVFVRNFKGELIPLTELVDIQIATGYKAINRYNRQYSLTFFSNLSPEKPLASAVVEVEEWLRNNLPPGYTFEPVGQAREFQRAFQGLGFALIFALVGVYMVLASLFESYRHPFTVLLMVPLAVAGAFGLLLLTNTSLSVPSYFGIILLVGIIVRDAVLFIERIIQLRKEGIETRQAILQARRERLRPILMTTFTIVSALTPVALGLTAGAELRKPLALAVIGGIFTGLPLSLFLLPVLYELFDRIGLRKYHIRK